The genomic stretch AGGAGTTCAACCGGCTGCTGGAGGCCACGTCCTACCTCAGCCACCAGTTAGACTTCAACTTCCTCAACAACAAGCCCGTGTCTCTTGGTCAGGCCTTGGAGGTGGTTATCCAGTGAGTGGTAGCCGTCATGTCACCCGACCATACATCTGTCATGGTGCAGGGAAGCACCCTGGGTAATGTAGTCCATCAATTCCTGtattttcagactgcaggagaagcATGTGAAGGACGAACAGATTGAACACTGGAAGAAGATTGTAAAGACGCAGGAAGAGCTGAAAGATCTGCTAAATAAGGTGCGTGTATCAGAAAAGTGGACAGTGCATCCCGCTGTGGTTAAGTTCCCATATGGGCCTCTCCTTCAAGGAATGAACGTATGTTGTTCCTTGCCCCAGATGGTGGCCACCAAAGAAAGGGTGAAGGAGCTCCATCAGCAGTACAAGGAGGCCTGCGAAGTGAAGCCACCAAGGGACATCACAGCAGAATTCCTGGTCAAGAGCAAACACCGTGACCTGACCGCACTCTGCAAGGTGGGCCGCGACCTGTGCGCTGtgctcggcgggggggggggtgtggaatGCGCGTGAACCTGGCAGGTATGACCTCTGGCCTCTGCCTGCAGGAGTATGACGAGCTGGCAGAGGCACAGGTGAAGCTGGAGGAGAAGTTACAGGAGCTGGAGGCCAACCCCCCCAGGTATGGTCAGCGTGGCCTGCTTGACCCTTTGGGGGGTTTCTCTTTGACCTTTCAGCTTAGAGGAAATGAAATGTCTGTCTGTTTCTGGCCCAGCGACGTGTACCTGTCCTCACGGGATCGGCAAATCCTGGACTGGCACTTTGCCAATCTGGAGTTTGCCAATGCAACGCCCCTGTCCACCCTCTCCCTGAAGCACTGGGACCAGGTGAGAATGCAGCAGTCTCCCCCACACTGATCCCAGCTCAGCTCCACTGCGCATCGTCGGCAAGCAGAGAGGGACATGATGACTTTGAGGTCTTTCCTCTCCCCACACAGGATGACGACTTTGAGTTCACGGGGAGTCACCTGACTGTCCGAAACGGTTACTCCTGCGTCCCTGTGGCCCTGGCGGAGGGCCTGGACATCAAGCTGAACACAGCCGTGCGGCAGGTCCGCTACACCGCCTCCGGTGAGTCCGGCTCCGTGGCGCTCCAAGCACAGCTGAACGTGACGGTCCCATGTTGCGGACGTTTCTGAGTCCCTCTCTCCGTCTGCAGGCTGCGAGGTCATTGCTGTAAACACCCGCTCCACCACGCAGACTTTCATCTACAAATGTGACGCAGTGCTGTGCACGCTGCCGCTGGGCGTGATGAAGCAGCAGCCCCCCGCAGTGCAGTTCGTGCCCCCCCTGCCCGAGTGGAAGACCTCGGCCATTCAGAGGATGGGCTTCGGGAACCTCAACAAGGTGCGGCGCTTGTGCAGCACTGTGCTTCAGGGATAGAACCTCTTAGTCGGAAGCTACCGATGAAATTGTCTCAAAGCTAAAATTCActgtcccccacccccattcccACCTGACGCACTGCGCAGGCCGCTGTCCAGGACAGGTCGGCCTTCCCCACACCTTCTCTCTATATTCACTCTATACCTGTATTTTCTTCATTGATGTTCCTGACTGGAGTGAAGGTCATAGGAGCAGGCGAGGGCCATGCTATGATGCACTGGGGTGCCCGCCTCCCCCTCAGCCTCTGATGAAAGACctcctcccccagccccccccagccccctatTTTCATCATCCGCTGCGGATTCATTTTCGTAAATCTGCTGCAGCAGAAAAGTACTGCAGTGTTACACAACAGGACATGCTGTATCGTGCCGTGGCCACCAGAGGGCACCCCACTCGTGCTTTACTACTCCGATCCCGGCTGTCGGCACCTTGGAGCCGAAGTGCTGGTGTGAGGGCCTGGGAGGAGGCCTGTTTGAAGGGCTTTAACTTCCACATTTTCAAAAAGCTCTTGTGTGGAAAAGCTGTGCTCGCCCAAGTGGCAGTGCCTCCTAGAAGAGGGACAGCCTGAAATGGATCATGCTTCTTCTCCGACTTCTCCTGTCGTGCTCTCTGCTCGCAGTCTGCCGTTTGGGCTGGTGGGTGTTGCCCGGACCCCCCTGCTTCTCCTGCTGCCGTTGCTGAGGTGTTCAGCTGCCTTTTACAGCCTCAGTAACTGTGGCTGCAGAGTGCTGAGTGCAGCAAATTGTGCGGCTTGAGTGTCTGGTCAGCAAAAGAGGCTTTTTTAACGGGCTGCTTTACTGCTGTTCTTTGCCCCACCCGTTACTGCCCACCGCCACACAGATGTGCTTTAATGCCACCCAGCGCATGTTTCTTTTGGGTTATCCCTTAGAGGGGCTGTTAAACTGTCATTCTTGTGTCAACTTTGTTGTCACAAGATCCTGTGTGTCCTCCCTGCCACTAGGTGGTGCTGTGTTTCGACCGTGTCTTCTGGGACCCCAGTGTCAATCTGTTCGGCCATGTAGGAAGCACGACTGCAAGTCGGGGCGAGCTCTTCCTGTTCTGGAACCTCTACAAAGGTGAGTAGCAGTCTGTCCTGACCCGCCGGCTGTGGACCTCCCGCGGATGCGGGTTTCTGCTGTTGGCCGCCGCTCTGACTCCGCCTCCCGCAGCCCCCATCTTGCTGGCCCTCATGGCCGGGGAAGCCGCCGGCATCATGGAAAATATCAGCGACGATGTCATCGTGGGTCGCTGCCTGGCCATCCTCAAGGGCATCTTTGGCAGCAGCGCGGTCCCTCAGGTCTGACACCCCCTTCTGGCTGCTCCCAGAATTGCGACCCTCCGCGTTCTCCACAGAAGAGCTCATGCCTGCCCATTTCTCTTGTCATGGCAGCCTAAGGAGACGGTGGTGACGCGGGTGGCGTGCAGATCCCTGGGCGCGCGGCTCCTACTCCTACGTGGCTGCGGGTTCCTCAGGCAATGACTACGACCTGATGGCCCAGCCCATCACACCCGGACCCGCCATCCCTGGTACCTCCCAGGTGAGccgcgcccccccctcccctccccgcccccTACTGGGCCTCCTGCTCCTCAGGTTAACAGCcccctctgtgtctctctgcccCCAGCCCGTCCCCCGCCTCTTCTTCGCTGGTGAGCACACGATCCGGAACTACCCAGCCACGGTGCACGGAGCCCTGCTCAGCGGCCTCAGGGAGGCAGGCCGCATCGCCGACCAGTTTCTGGGTGCCATGTACACGCTGCCCCGCCAGGCCACCCCCGCGGCCAACCCGCAGCCGGCCCCCAGCCTGTAGCCCCGCCCCAACTGCTGACTCTCAGGGGTATGGACACTTGGGGATATCCAGCGATGGTGGACCGCGATACCCCGTGCTGCTCCTcctccatctccccccccccccccccaggccgtcCGTTTCCAGGGTGTGATTCACACCATCTTCAGAGGCGGGTTATACAGGAAACTACTCCCCCTCCTGCCCCACCCACGTTCCTGGCATTCCTGACCCGACCACAGGCAGAAGTCGCATTTGGGAAAGTCAAGGCCAGGCTTCCGGGAACCCCACCCCCAGAACTGGGCTTGCTGCGGcccccgccccctcctgggGTCCTCGGTTAGCGAGTAGCTGTACGGGCCGCCAGGGCTCGCGGTCAGCGGCAGTAGGCAGCTGACGATAGCTGACGAACTTCTTGGAAAAAGagcatttttgttttaatataaTGTTTCACTTCCCATTAGCGGATGGTTTGCAGTAGTCAGGTTGTttgctgcagatttttttttatattttatgaacGTACAAataaaggcagacagacaaactAACGTCGTGTGTCACATCTGTTGGTTGCTTCTGTCCAAAGTGACTTCTGAGAGACTTCAGCCAGCCCTCCTGGAAACGCTGGGGGCTAGGGGCCGTCCTCTGGGGCCCCTCCCATCACAGGCATGGTctcctaacccccccccaagccacacaccaccctggtgacagccagctgctggtataaCACGTCCCGAGGCGGGCTTGGGGGCAGCTCCCACTGGCTGACAGACACCAGCCAGCattgcgaccccccccccccggcggcTCTGCAAGGCACACGTGCAATTTCTTTAAATATACCTGGTTGCACCCGCTTCTGTAACtcaggcgggggtgggggctgttcaCAAAAGAGGGTTAGAACTTTTCCTACAGAGCAAACTCCCCCGTTCATCTTAAGACAAATTGTTATATTACAGTAACCCCATGTTGCCAATTCTCACCCTGCACGTTTACCTGTGAATCCTTCACATTAAAAGTATGATCAAttgattattagtattattaatatTGCAATGATTAGAGGAAGCTTGCTGATTGTACTGTCAAATCCTGGCTGCTGTGATCCTGATTTTCCACATGGCATTTCTGCGGCCCTGGTTACCCAATCTGGCCAGgcgtcaaattatttttaataggAGCCATAAAAGACAAAATATAAATCGACATAAGTAGTTATTCCCAATCACCTTTATTTAGGAAAAGCAAAGCAGCAGTTTGCTGTAGGTTTTCTGCACTACATCACCATGACCTATAAGCCTCGAATCGCATACTTCTGTACTTAAACTTGTATTTGGGTGCGCAAGTGCAGTAACTTATGCATTCAGAATGACGAGCGTAAGTACTGAAGTACGCAATCTTAAGCGATATGTGTGGGAAAGGAAAGAGCATGTAACTAGGGCAGGATGAGCTGTGAATGGGCTCGAATGTGCAAAAAATATAAGTACTTCATGAATCTATGAAGtcgtttaaataaaaaaaaaaaaaatatatatatatatatatataaaaggtaTAAAAATGAACAGTACCTTTATAAGATGGGCCAACCCCCCTGATGTCATCCGTCATGTGTTTCACTGTAGACATCGTCATATGCAAATCAGGGAGACCCAACCCTACTTCCAACAAGGGCATGAGGAGGCATGGCCCAAAGCcacagtgcattctgggtaagTCGGGGACAGCAGGCAGCCCATACCGGCATAGGAAAGGCACCGGGACCTTTCCGGCGTCACCCTGGAGCCAGGCTTGCAGGGCTTCTGTCAGGGTTCAGCCAGGAACGACAGACTATGGGGCAGCTTCTTAATGTAGGCTTTTATTTGAATACATACTCTGCTGTACAGGTGGCAGGCAGCCTCTGAGTCCTACATGCAGGCCTGGGAGAGGTTAAACATGCAGAAACAGCCGCAGAAGATGGGAAGCGGAGAGTCATGTGACCCTCCTCGTCCTCAATGGCCGCACGGCCAAAAGGGCCCGCTGTCCCGTTGCTTCTAACGGCGGTCCGTCTCTGCCGGGGAGGGGCCTTTACAAACCTCTGTCTTTGGCAGCTCTCTATATACAAACATGTTACTAATGAAACAGCCCTGAATGGATGGGGACAGAAACGTGGAAGACAGATTCCCATCATGCCTCACTGCAGCCCCACTGTTGCTAATCATGTGCATTACATCCTGTTCTGAATAAACAATACAGCATCGCTTTAGCATGTCCTACGTTATGATGGAGAGAGTGTGCAGGGGAGACGCAGCAACAAAGTCACTCCCCAGGAGTGAACAGAAGTGAGAGATACATACAGCGTATTTAAACAAGGCCCACTTTACAAAATTAACAAGAGCTTAAATAAAATGCAACAGCTTCCAAAATAAGATTCTTTAGAtttaaaaacatacaaaaaaaagagGGTCACCCCTTATCTCATCTCCCTGGTCTGAAAGACTGACCATCTGCCCACGTAAACATTTCACTGTAAACTCTAATACTATGGAATGGATTTGGCACATGGTGCAAAGGCCGTTTACATGGAATGGGCCACAGAGGCGGTCAAGGCTGCCACTCGCCCAGGCGTGTTTACCTCCCTCActccctcacacactcactcacacacacacacactcacacacacccaggcacatttacctcactcactcacacactcactcacacactcactcacacacacacacacccaggcacatttacctcactcactcactcacacactcactcacacacacacacacccaggcacATTTACCTCCCTCACtccctcactcacacacacccaggcacatttacctcactcactcactcacacacacacacacacacccaggcacatttacctcactcactcactcacacacacacacccaggcacATTTACCTCCCTcactccctcacacacacacgcacaaacacccACACCCAGgcatgtttctctctctctctctcacacacgcaccttTGCCAGTGCAGTTGTTTCACTGGGTTCCCTTACATACaacaaccgccccccccccccccaaatatatTCAGGGGGGATTTCTGTACAGCTTCATCACCCCCCAACATGGCACCTCCCTGATTACCTACTGCAACGAGACAGACTCTAACGGGGACAGctacaggtgggggggggcagcagggcaCCTAGTCAGTCTTTTGGGGGGTCGGAGCTGGGCCAGGTGCCTGTGCTGCCCATAGAAACTCTGATCAGGGAGGGGCTCATTATGCAAAACAGGCTACTTCAAATCTGACTCATTAATCCATTTAcaaccccgggggggggggggggggggggggcgggaaatCAGGTGGAAGAGACATAAGTATGTTTGGCTGGTTTGGGCCAATAACAGTGCACTACAAACAGGGAGACagactgtttttgtttttacactTTGTACACAGAGCAGATGCAATTCTAACCAGAATTTACAGAGCAGTGTGGGGGCCGGGGGGACGTACAGGGCTGCTGGTGAAGGGCATGCAGGTGGGGGGGACATGGACAGCCCCGGGGCCAGGCAAGGGCCCCATTGCTGCTCAGTCACCCGACACCTGTGGCAGATCACGTCCTGCCTAAAAGCCAGACAATAAACAGGAGAGACaggacagagagcagcagtacagtcacagtgactccctCAGTGACTCCCTCAGTGACTCCCTCAGTGACTCCCTCAGTGACAGGGCTCATAACCGCAGTCACCACACTGACCCAGAGACCCATATGCCCCTCTAGGACAGTCAGTGGGCCAAAATGGGTGGGGGCAATTCAGACCTGAGGGGGGTGTCAGGGAACAGGCCATCTCACAGCATCCCACAGTGAACGTGTGCAGGGGGGGCTTTAGCTCCCTCCCACCACCAACTCCAGACGGGGATCTTCACACCTGACCTCGGCATGAACCACAAGGTGACAGGGACTGCCGCTGACCAAAGcttctgacctttgacctcttaACCCGGATCATTACACAGAAACAGAATGGAGGCCAAACCTCTCCGCATGCCAATCAAAGGATTTATCGAAACCAGAATACCTGGTTCTCAGGGGAGTCGCTTTGATGATGAACCTGCCTTCACACATCAGAACGAGAGTCACTTTCCCGCCTCTTAAGTTTTAAAACGGTGAGACTGGTGTGCAGAGCTCTCTCCGTGGGCAAACCCCACATCCGGAACATGCCATACAGTCTCTGTACAGTCTCTGCACAGCCTAGTTTGACATACAGTGTAATAGAGATGGCAGCAATGGTCAGCATCATGTTCAGTGGGGAGAAAGtcaaataaaagaaacacattAAAAGGTCCGACAAGCGAAGTCCGATGAGTAAGACAGACATGTTGAGCCACTCGCTGTCTGCTACTGACCTGGACGGGTCTCCTCCGGGTCCATGCCAGGACGGGCACGGTGCACGGGGTCCGTTTATCTGCCATTGGCCATGCCCACCCCTGCCCTTCTCTAAGCCCAACCCTCCCCCCAAACGGGCCCTTcctttgtcagctggctggaataTAATACAGCAAAGGCAGGATGCAGACGGGCCGCAAGGTCACTAGGAGGTCCGGGCTCGGGCAGCGTTTGGTCATTCGGGCAGCAGAATCGTGTGCAGATACTTTGAGATGTTGCTGCTTCACAGATGATCCAGAACAAAAGTGGGTTCATAGGGACGGGGGTCTGCAGGAGGAGAAAAAGACGAGAGTGGTGGAAACTTCCAGcgtggtcacatgacacagcgACAACTCAGAGCTGCGTCCCTGAAGGTTTGGCTAATTAACACGCCGTTAACTAACAGGCACGTGGCTCTGTAATTAGGTCCGGAGGAGCGGCCAGGAATTCCCAGCACTACATACTAAggaggcggcgtggtccacaCAACACGCCAGACACGGCACGCCTCACACTCTGCTGCAAGCGCTACATCTTCACCTCCAGACGATGACTCACCTGCAGATCACACCTGCACCGGGGATGGGGGTGTGTGGCCAAGCTAGTTATCAGTCTGCCGGTGGCTCCAGGGTCGGCCCCCCTGCCCCCGTGAAGACACCGGCCCCCGCTCCCTGCCCGCCTGCGTCTTGGACGTCCACCCGGAGGACCCCTGGGATCCCGACGCCTGCTTCCTCCATGAGGTGATGGATGAGTCGCCAGTCTCTTCTAATGCCTGagcaaaaggaaaaaagaaatattcaTTAATCTGCCTGTTAATCTGTCGGCCCACAACCAGCATGTGCAGAACCTCCAAGAAGCTCATGTTTACGTCAGGAGGCGTGTGACTTCAGGCAGGTGTGAATGGAAGCACTTCTGAAGTGGTTTATGCCCCTGGCATAATCATCTTTATACCTGCGAATGCCATGAGAGTTTGCACCGTTGGGTCCTGGAGGATGACAGCCTCGTGATCCCTTGTTCGTTATGTTATCCATGCAGAGCAATCATCAGAAAGCTATGGGCTATATTACGTCAAAAAGTGACCCATCACTGGCCCTCAGAACCTGTTCCTCAGCGTCGACCCCAAGGAACCGGCCCGCTATCCCTGGCCCACAAAGAGCCTGTTCCTCAGCATCGACCCCAAGGAACCGGCCCACTATCCATGGCCCTCAAAGAGCCTGTTCCTCAGCGTCGACCCCAAGGAACCGGCCCGCTGTCCCTGGCCCTCAAAGAGCCTGTTCCTCAGCGTCGACCCCAAGGAACCGGCCCGCTCTCCCTGGCCCTCAAAGAGCCTGTTCCTCAGCATCGACCCCAAGGAACCGGCCCACTCTCCTTGGCCCTGAAAGAGCCTGTTCCTCAGCATCGACCCACCTCCGAGGGCAGCCAGCTGACTTTATGGCACTCTGAGCTGGCCAGGACTCACACTTCCTATCCACTACCCACAGCACCACGCCCTCTCTCGGGGGCAGGAAACAGGTCCCTGGACGTGCCCAGACTACTACAAGGTGAGAAGAGGGtgaaagcgcccccccccccccccacaaattaGCAATCCCACCCAGGAGTCCTTCTCCGAGACTGATGTTCATTTCACAGAATATTGctctgtgtatgtgggggggggggtgttttctgTGAACCTGCTTTGTTCCCTTTTCTAGAAATAGCTGGTGACTGGATGTTGGAAGACTGCAGTACAGCTACAGTAaaggtttggacacacctaccccTATTTTAATGGTTTTCTATATCTTAGAAGAAAGACATAAAAACTATGTTATATAGCATATatgaattatgcactgaccaaaaaaggattcaacaaaaaataattaatttgttgggggggggggggcaattctgtgggttgggactcagaaggttgccagttcaaatccctgggtcagcAGACTGATCCTACCATTGGGGCCTTGAgcaagcccttaaccccaatcacTTTCCCCATTATGCCAGTTGCacgaggtggcctcctgggatgctgttccagctgtcctgatggAGGTCCCACATAAATGCTGATCTCTCATTGGCTACTTTTCCTTCACTTTCTGGtgaaactcctccaaaaccatccCTACTGTGttcaggtcaggtgaccaggtcatgtgatgagaCACTATCATTCTCCTTTGTTGGAGGCTTGGCGTGTGCAAACTTTTGTACTTAGATTCAAATGATTTAAAATGGGAAATGACTGCTGGGGAGGCAAAGAAGCGGAGAGGCCATGACTCCACCCACAGCGCCCCACCCACACCTTCACCCACACCCCTTCTACCCAACCCACTTCCACCACAAGCACAGTGACAAGAACACTAATCTTCTTTCAGATGGAGCCTATAAGCTGACGCTTCCTTTCGCTGTCATCCatcccttcattgccacaggcACCTTTGCCTTCCCCGCCTGCTTCTTCCTCCATGTCGGAACACGCCACAGCCAGAACAGACCGACTGTGCCGGCACCTCCCCTCTACTGGGCTGCAGCAACAGCCTCTGAAACGCTTTAAAGCCACAAACCCACCTCAGTGCGACACGCAGGGCATTTTCCCGAATTCCCAAGCCATCGGGAACATGTACACAACACGTGGGGTGTTTTCGCAGAATTCCCAGGAATATGTAACCATCACGGGGAAGAGTCCATCCATTGGTGCATAACATTTCTGACTAGAGGGGCCAGCAAAGCCACCCCTGCCCATTTGGTACGACCTGATCCCCGGCGACACACCCTTAAACCTAATGGgagtgcattccctgcaggGCCTCACTACAGAAAACCAGGCCAAGCGTGTCTGGTCCCCTTACCAAACCCatataacacacacactgcGTCATGGAGGTCAGGCCTGCCGGATCTGCACCGGCCCATTCCGAAGAACATCATGCCAGCCCCTTAAAATAAATCCCTCGAGAATCAACAATACTAGCAACTGTGCATCTAGAACAGTCACTATGAAAAATGCCTCAGAGACCCTGGCAGTGTACGAGCTAGAAGGTTCTGCAGCCACAGAGATCAGACTGGGGTCGTGGCCGTGTTCCGGTGCTGTGAGCGGAGCACGTTGAACCAGGGAAAGTCAAGAAACTGGGTATTGGCCGATCCTGGAATGCCATGAATGAGTAATGTGGAAATAATGAGCTGCTGCAAGCAGAGATCACCTGGGCAAAGCACCTGGGCCGGGCTCCATCTGCATCTGCACTTCCTAAAATCCACGTGACCTGCTGGAAATGCACGCTCCATGACATCACTGTGCGCTAATACCTAAATTACTGCTCTGCTGTCGTCACAGATGGGATTCCTGAGCTGCCGCATCATGTCTCCCAGTCGTACCACAAATGGTCACATGACCAACCTGGCACAGTGCTGCCACTTAGAAAGCGTACCCTGCGATTCTCACTCGCCTCAAGTTTACCTGAATCTGGTAGCTGAACTTCTGACGGTGTGACGTGTGGCACAGAGTGAACTGGCATTTGGGGACATTTAACTGAAGCCCGTTCAGTGCCCCGATGCCCAGTTTGGACCTGGATCGAGCGCGCTGCTTGGCAGGACACAGCAGAGGCCGAAGCTGCACAATGCAGGGAGCAAAGTGCCCCCCCCTGTTTGAGGTTCTCGTAGACTTTTCATTTTCACTGGTGTTTTTAGGCTCGGACTGACTTCCCTGGAATTGCGCTCTTGGAATAAGAAATGGCAGCGTGCCACAGTCTTGAGGAGACAAGCCATGGCCCAAGACAGACCCAAAGTCACATCCTCTACTCATTTCCTCCCGCTCAGAGGGCGGGGCAATAGCACCCGGTCGGGTAACCCACTAAATCACGGACTCCCGAGTCATCGTGGGGACCCAGCGGGACAGAGTCAGAGGAGCTCCTTGTGGACCTGGCTGCAGACAGCAGATGCTCTCCAGCTACTTCTCCATCCTGGGTTACAAGAGGATGCATCAAATGTGCTTCTAGATCCATCGACAGCCCCTCCCTCGGACTGCAGTTTACATTTTGCTGCGTTTTTATCCCTACTGGAGCATTCGGGTGGGGgggcacttgggggggggggggggggctcacactAGATACCAGATCAGCTTTTTAAAAGTTCaactgaaacaaaagcaaaacaaaagaaacaccCCAGAAATGCTTTTTAATACGAATGTATCTAATAATGTATCTGCAGacagtatgttttttttaacaaaaagtaAGAAATGTATGTAAATACTACCACCTTATGCAGTCATTGTTTATGTATGAAGAGCAGATCTTAGTTTCAGCTATTCCTATCAGACCACTCCTCTGTAACCCCGAAAACAGATTCCCTCACCCCCTTTTCCCATCAGATTCACCCCACCGGGTTCACCTTACCAGAAGCCTGATATCTAAGAAGGCTGCCTAGCCTTCTATAACCCGACTGCAGTTAGACGCTTGCAAGTGTTGCTGCTGAAACCTCAAAATGGAATTGTTCTAAATTATTCATGCCTGGGGTTACATGGGCGCTCTTGCAGGCCAGGCCGCTATACTCACCGGGGACTGTGCTCTGTGCCAAGGCTGTAACTCCTGAGCGGTAACCGGCTCATGGGGGACACCCTTCTTCAGCCCCTCAGTGGGGGAGAGGGAGCTGCGGCTCCTCCGGATGGGTTCGGGGACATCCTTGCTGGCTGCTGTACTGTTGATCTTGCGCATGTAGACCTCGGCCGGGCTTGGCTTGGCTGTCCGTGACGCTACAGTGGTTGTGGCGCTGGGGTTGGCGGTCACTGCATCTTCCGCATCCAGTACCGTAGTGGCCCGATATGCTCGCCA from Brienomyrus brachyistius isolate T26 chromosome 14, BBRACH_0.4, whole genome shotgun sequence encodes the following:
- the kdm1a gene encoding LOW QUALITY PROTEIN: lysine-specific histone demethylase 1A (The sequence of the model RefSeq protein was modified relative to this genomic sequence to represent the inferred CDS: deleted 1 base in 1 codon) is translated as MLSSKKSDAGSSSSSTSGSGGDRAPELPASGQLGPPNSSSSSSEGGVPSDRSLKKKERASPSGEQGGPLLSHPTGPGAIDQDSAEGRRTSRRKRPKVEYREMDESLANLSEDEYYSEEERNAKAEKERKQVAPPPPPPVEEENDSEPEEPSGVEGAAFQSRLPHDRMTSQEAACFPDIISGPQQTQKVFLYIRNRTLQLWLDNPKVQLTYEVTVQQLEAPYNSDKMLVHRIHSYLERHGLINFGVYKRVKPLPTKKTGKVIVIGGGVSGLAAARQLQSFGMDVTVLESRDRVGGRVATFRKGNYVADLGAMVVTGLGGNPMAVVSKQVNMELAKIKQKCPLYEANGQAGERCTSVPKEKDEMVEQEFNRLLEATSYLSHQLDFNFLNNKPVSLGQALEVVIQLQEKHVKDEQIEHWKKIVKTQEELKDLLNKMVATKERVKELHQQYKEACEVKPPRDITAEFLVKSKHRDLTALCKEYDELAEAQVKLEEKLQELEANPPSDVYLSSRDRQILDWHFANLEFANATPLSTLSLKHWDQDDDFEFTGSHLTVRNGYSCVPVALAEGLDIKLNTAVRQVRYTASGCEVIAVNTRSTTQTFIYKCDAVLCTLPLGVMKQQPPAVQFVPPLPEWKTSAIQRMGFGNLNKVVLCFDRVFWDPSVNLFGHVGSTTASRGELFLFWNLYKAPILLALMAGEAAGIMENISDDVIVGRCLAILKGIFGSSAVPQPKETVVTRWRADPWARGSYSYVAAGSSGNDYDLMAQPITPGPAIPGTSQPVPRLFFAGEHTIRNYPATVHGALLSGLREAGRIADQFLGAMYTLPRQATPAANPQPAPSL